A part of Miscanthus floridulus cultivar M001 chromosome 6, ASM1932011v1, whole genome shotgun sequence genomic DNA contains:
- the LOC136457615 gene encoding classical arabinogalactan protein 9-like, with amino-acid sequence MAPPSAPPSALIASSSSKPPGPASPRPPQAAGGVSSGSSRGRRHRGGRGQGGSHSGPPGGPQWPSLLNPWTGSIHMWPGSAPSGPHGPPPRVGPPSSPQQALMTGMPLPRAYYPPAPATYYQAPTQTSPSAWSPWDPQSLANAFSTVTLTPPPSSSDWVVDLGATSHIASNPGSPYQERPPSV; translated from the exons ATGGCACCTCCCTCGGCGCCTCCCTCGGCTCTCATCGCCTCTTCGTCCAGCAAGCCTCCTGGGCCTGCATCCCCACGCCCTCCACAGGCCGCCGGGGGGGTGTCATCTGGCAGCAGCCGTGGCCGGCGTCATCGCGGCGGCCGTGGCCAAGGCGGTTCGCACAGTGGCCCGCCAGGCGGACCGCAGTGGCCCTCCCTCCTCAACCCATGGACCGGGTCCATCCATATGTGGCCCGGGTCCGCCCCCAGTGGTCCTCACGGTCCACCGCCTCGCGTCGGCCCGCCTTCGTCTCCACAGCAAGCTCTGATGACGGGCATGCCTCTTCCTAGAGCATACTATCCTCCGGCTCCTGCAACGTACTACCAGGCGCCCACCCAGACGTCCCCTTCTGCATGGTCACCATGGGATCCCCAGTCCCTCGCTAATGCCTTCAGCACCGTCACCCTCACCCCGCCACCAAGTTCCTCGGACTGGGTTGTCGACTTGGGCGCCACTTCTCACATTGCTTCCAACCCTG GATCTCCGTACCAGGAACGTCCTCCTTCGGTGTAA